Within Desulfobacter sp., the genomic segment TGGCCCGGCGTATCGCCGCCGAGGAAAGCCAGACCGCACCGGATGAATATTTTCTGGCCGGGCTCCTCCACGATATCGGCTGCCTGGTGCTCATGCGCACCTTTCCCAAGGCCTATGAAGCCGTACTCCATGAGACAGCCGCCGGCAAGCCCCTTGGCGATGCCGAAACCGGCCAGTTCGGGGTGGATACCCCCCAGGTCTCGGCCTGGCTTTTCGGCCAGTGGAACCTGAACCCCATGACCTCCGATGCGGTGATGTTCATGAACGAGTCCCTGGACAGGATCCAGGGGGAACTCCTCCATGTCAGAATTTTATATGCAGCCAATGCCCTGGCCGGGTCCGGGGCCATGGAGCGGATGCCGGATATCCTCAGGCTTACAGATATCCCCGAACTCCGCCTGGGCCAGATCCTCACCGAAGCCGAAGACGAGGTCGAAACCATGGCCAGGCAGCTGGGGGTCAACCTAGAACCCGACCGGGACAAGGTCAGGGAAACACAGGAACAGGACCGGGCCGTTGCCGGGGAAATCAAGGAGCTGTCCCTGTTTTACGGCACCATGGACAGCCTGCTGGAGGCCCGGGATGTGCCCGCCGTACTGGATGCCGTGCAAAAGGGGCTGGAAATCATCTTCCATGTGCCCCGGGTCTTTTTCTTTCTTCTGGACAGGGAAAAGAAAATACTCACCGGCATCACCGGCAGAGAAGACCGCCACCATAATATCGTGCGCAGCATTGCCCTGCCCGTGGACAATACGTCCAGCCTGCTGGTCAGGGCCATGAACACCGGGCTGGTCCAGACCGGGTTCGGCCGGGATGAGCTTGCGGTTTCCGATGCCCAGATCATCAGGTTGCTGGAAACCGAGGGGCTGTACTGCATCCCCATCACAGCCTCGGGCCGCGCCGTGGGCGCCATTGCCCTGGGCGTGGACGAGGGCCTTGTGGAAGAACTGAACAACAGCCAGGGGGTGGTGGGGCTGTTTTCCCGCCAGACCGGGATCTGCCTGGAAAATATCGAATTCCACCGGGCCTATGCCAGGGACATGAACGATAAAAAAATGGAAGCCTATGCCGCCCTCACGGACAAGGTGGTCCACGAAATCAACAACCCCATTGCCATTATTAAAAATTATCTGGAAAGCCTCAAACTCAAGCTGCCGGACAAGCATCCGGCCCAGGAGGAACTTTCCGTGGTGGGGGAAGAGATGTACCGGGTTTCAACCCTGCTGGAAGGGCTGACCTCCTTTTCAAAACCCAAGGTCGGCGGCCTTGAGGTCATCAGCCTGAACCAGGTGGTGGCGCGGGTGATGGATGTATTGAAAAAATCCCTGCTCCTGCCCCGCCAGATTTCCGCCCATACCCAGTTTGACAAGGAGGTCCCCGACGTCCGGATGGATGGCAACGGCCTGAAACAGATCCTGATTAACCTGGTGAAAAATGCGGCCGAGGCCATGGTGAAAGGCGGTGATATTCATATCAGCACCCGGCTGCTGCCCGGGTCCGCCAAGGTGATGATTGATGAAAAAAGAAAAATACCAGGGTATGTGGAAATCCGCATAGAAGATAACGGGCCGGGGA encodes:
- a CDS encoding HDOD domain-containing protein; translated protein: MEKIFEKIKTANHLPHLPQVMLKLVRACSDEKSDVDELTRIIAADPALASKLLQIIASPYVNLPKQVNTIKTAVVYLGLDTIRNIAISSSAMHFFKMAKALPRFDINRFWYHSYKCAILARRIAAEESQTAPDEYFLAGLLHDIGCLVLMRTFPKAYEAVLHETAAGKPLGDAETGQFGVDTPQVSAWLFGQWNLNPMTSDAVMFMNESLDRIQGELLHVRILYAANALAGSGAMERMPDILRLTDIPELRLGQILTEAEDEVETMARQLGVNLEPDRDKVRETQEQDRAVAGEIKELSLFYGTMDSLLEARDVPAVLDAVQKGLEIIFHVPRVFFFLLDREKKILTGITGREDRHHNIVRSIALPVDNTSSLLVRAMNTGLVQTGFGRDELAVSDAQIIRLLETEGLYCIPITASGRAVGAIALGVDEGLVEELNNSQGVVGLFSRQTGICLENIEFHRAYARDMNDKKMEAYAALTDKVVHEINNPIAIIKNYLESLKLKLPDKHPAQEELSVVGEEMYRVSTLLEGLTSFSKPKVGGLEVISLNQVVARVMDVLKKSLLLPRQISAHTQFDKEVPDVRMDGNGLKQILINLVKNAAEAMVKGGDIHISTRLLPGSAKVMIDEKRKIPGYVEIRIEDNGPGIPPHIRERLFEPYNSSKKNGTNSGLGLAIVHSIVKEMQGRITCDDQEGGGTAFSVFLPLAPDQGVTRSEKEAAHG